A DNA window from Limanda limanda chromosome 6, fLimLim1.1, whole genome shotgun sequence contains the following coding sequences:
- the LOC133003881 gene encoding multidrug and toxin extrusion protein 1-like isoform X3: protein MVFMVSFVSTIFCGHLGRTELAGVSLAIAVINVTGISIGSGMASACDTLISQTFGSHNLLRVGVILQRAILILILTCFPCWAVLINTELILLAVRQKAEVARLAQLYVNIFMPALPATFMFALQTRYLQNQGIIWPQVITGFVVNLFNALINYIVLNLFNMGVAGSALANTLSQFLMAGLLFAYIIWQGLHKATWSGWSKQCLLDWSSYIHLAVPGMIMLCVEWWTYEIGSLLAGLISEVELGAQSVVYELANVAYMFPLGFSVAGSVRVGQALGAGQTEQAKLSAKMTVICAASVSVCLAILIGTLKNHISYIFTFDEQIRERVADVISFYAPFVLLDAISAAAGGVIRGTGKQRVGAICNFIGFYGIGFPIGVPLMFAAKLGIKGLWTGLFICVALQSTFLIFYLIRMNWTKVTVEAQVRAGVIESITEISERDSAATSPFYVVIERYPHWKHSEVCLDVNSRCKNWLLLFCWKYIVIIIVSLLKNTNNKIN from the exons ATGGTGTTTATGGTGAGTTTTGTCAGCACCATCTTCTGTGGTCATCTGGGGAGGACCGAGCTGGCAGGAGTGTCTCTGGCCATCGCG gttATCAATGTGACAGGTATATCCATCGGGTCTGGTATGGCATCAGCATGTGACACACTGATTTCTCAG ACCTTTGGGAGTCACAACCTCCTGAGAGTCGGGGTCATCCTGCAGCGGGCCATCCTCATTTTGATTCTGACGTGTTTCCCCTGCTGGGCGGTCCTCATCAACACGGAGCTCATTCTGTTGGCGGTCAGGCAGAAAGCGGAGGTGGCAAG gTTGGCTCAGCTGTACGTCAACATTTTCATGCCAGCACTTCCT GCTACATTTATGTTTGCATTACAGACCAGATATCTACAAAACCAG GGCATCATATGGCCACAGGTCATCACAGGCTTCGTGGTCAATCTCTTCAACGCTCTCATTAACTACATCGTTCTCAACTTATTCAATATGGGAGTAGC CGGCTCTGCTTTAGCCAACACTCTCTCCCAGTTCCTCATGGCCGGACTTCTCTTTGCTTACATCATCTGGCAAGGTCTTCACAAGGCCACCTGGTCAG GCTGGTCCAAACAGTGCCTGCTGGACTGGAGCTCGTACATCCACTTGGCCGTGCCCGGCATGATCATGTTGTGCGTGGAGTGGTGGACGTATGAGATCGGAAGTTTACTGGCAG GTCTGATCAGTGAGGTGGAACTCGGCGCTCAGTCGGTCGTGTATGAGCTGGCAAATGTTGCATACATG ttcCCATTGGGTTTTAGTGTAGCAGGCAGTGTAAGAGTCGGACAAGCTTTGGGAGCCGGACAAACGGAGCAGGCCAAGCTGTCTGCCAAGATGACAGTTATCTGTGCAG cgtcagtgtctgtgtgtttggcgATTCTCATCGGGACTCTGAAGAATCATATctcatatatttttacatttgatgA ACAAATCAGGGAAAGAGTCGCTGATGTCATATCCTTCTACGCCCCATTCGTTCTCCTGGATGCAATTTCA GCTGCCGCGGGTGGCGTTATACGAGGAACCGGTAAACAGAGAGTTGGGGCTATTTGCAACTTTATCGGGTTTTATGGCATTGGTTTCCCGATCGGCGTGCCACTGATGTTTGCAGCCAAATTAGGAATCAAGG gtcTGTGGACAGGCTTGTTTATATGTGTGGCCCTGCaatccacattcctcattttctACCTGATAAGAATGAACTGGACTAAAGTGACAGTCGAG GCTCAAGTCCGAGCGGGGGTGATTGAGAGCATCACAGAAATAAGTGAGAGAGATAGTGCAGCAACTTCACCATTTTATGTTGTTATCGAAAGATATCCACACTGGAAACATTCAGAAGTCTGTTTAGATGTAAATTCACGTTGTAAAAACTGGTTATTACTATTCTGTTGGAAATATATAGTCATTATCATTGTATCTCTgctgaagaacacaaataacaaGATAAATTGA
- the LOC133003881 gene encoding multidrug and toxin extrusion protein 1-like isoform X2, with translation MEPSSQRSGFPSGTQRVVRRIRTWFPVGVRTEVTELCKLAGPVTLSSLMVFMVSFVSTIFCGHLGRTELAGVSLAIAVINVTGISIGSGMASACDTLISQTFGSHNLLRVGVILQRAILILILTCFPCWAVLINTELILLAVRQKAEVARLAQLYVNIFMPALPATFMFALQTRYLQNQGIIWPQVITGFVVNLFNALINYIVLNLFNMGVAGSALANTLSQFLMAGLLFAYIIWQGLHKATWSGWSKQCLLDWSSYIHLAVPGMIMLCVEWWTYEIGSLLAGLISEVELGAQSVVYELANVAYMFPLGFSVAGSVRVGQALGAGQTEQAKLSAKMTVICAASVSVCLAILIGTLKNHISYIFTFDEQIRERVADVISFYAPFVLLDAISAAAGGVIRGTGKQRVGAICNFIGFYGIGFPIGVPLMFAAKLGIKGLWTGLFICVALQSTFLIFYLIRMNWTKVTVEAQVRAGVIESITEISLQSDDQSDYNDETDMAELVDMKTKLSHRAAVLRRGMVLVGMLFILAAGIIMNLVITKLVT, from the exons ATGGAGCCCAGCAGCCAGAGATCCGGTTTCCCCAGCGGGACACAACGCGTCGTGAGGCGGATCCGCACCTGGTTCCCGGTCGGTGTCAGGACCGAAGTCACAGAGCTGTGTAAACTGGCCGGACCAGTG ACTCTGTCCTCGCTCATGGTGTTTATGGTGAGTTTTGTCAGCACCATCTTCTGTGGTCATCTGGGGAGGACCGAGCTGGCAGGAGTGTCTCTGGCCATCGCG gttATCAATGTGACAGGTATATCCATCGGGTCTGGTATGGCATCAGCATGTGACACACTGATTTCTCAG ACCTTTGGGAGTCACAACCTCCTGAGAGTCGGGGTCATCCTGCAGCGGGCCATCCTCATTTTGATTCTGACGTGTTTCCCCTGCTGGGCGGTCCTCATCAACACGGAGCTCATTCTGTTGGCGGTCAGGCAGAAAGCGGAGGTGGCAAG gTTGGCTCAGCTGTACGTCAACATTTTCATGCCAGCACTTCCT GCTACATTTATGTTTGCATTACAGACCAGATATCTACAAAACCAG GGCATCATATGGCCACAGGTCATCACAGGCTTCGTGGTCAATCTCTTCAACGCTCTCATTAACTACATCGTTCTCAACTTATTCAATATGGGAGTAGC CGGCTCTGCTTTAGCCAACACTCTCTCCCAGTTCCTCATGGCCGGACTTCTCTTTGCTTACATCATCTGGCAAGGTCTTCACAAGGCCACCTGGTCAG GCTGGTCCAAACAGTGCCTGCTGGACTGGAGCTCGTACATCCACTTGGCCGTGCCCGGCATGATCATGTTGTGCGTGGAGTGGTGGACGTATGAGATCGGAAGTTTACTGGCAG GTCTGATCAGTGAGGTGGAACTCGGCGCTCAGTCGGTCGTGTATGAGCTGGCAAATGTTGCATACATG ttcCCATTGGGTTTTAGTGTAGCAGGCAGTGTAAGAGTCGGACAAGCTTTGGGAGCCGGACAAACGGAGCAGGCCAAGCTGTCTGCCAAGATGACAGTTATCTGTGCAG cgtcagtgtctgtgtgtttggcgATTCTCATCGGGACTCTGAAGAATCATATctcatatatttttacatttgatgA ACAAATCAGGGAAAGAGTCGCTGATGTCATATCCTTCTACGCCCCATTCGTTCTCCTGGATGCAATTTCA GCTGCCGCGGGTGGCGTTATACGAGGAACCGGTAAACAGAGAGTTGGGGCTATTTGCAACTTTATCGGGTTTTATGGCATTGGTTTCCCGATCGGCGTGCCACTGATGTTTGCAGCCAAATTAGGAATCAAGG gtcTGTGGACAGGCTTGTTTATATGTGTGGCCCTGCaatccacattcctcattttctACCTGATAAGAATGAACTGGACTAAAGTGACAGTCGAG GCTCAAGTCCGAGCGGGGGTGATTGAGAGCATCACAGAAATAA gtctGCAGTCAGATGATCAAAGTGACTACAATGACGAAACAGACATGGCGGAGCTGGTTGACATGAAGACGAAGCTGAGTCACCGGGCTGCGGTTCTGCGAAGGGGGATGGTTCTGGTCGGCATGCTTTTCATTTTAGCTGCTGGGATCATCATGAACCTAGTGATCACCAAACTGGTGACATGA
- the LOC133003881 gene encoding multidrug and toxin extrusion protein 1-like isoform X1 yields the protein MEPSSQRSGFPSGTQRVVRRIRTWFPVGVRTEVTELCKLAGPVTLSSLMVFMVSFVSTIFCGHLGRTELAGVSLAIAVINVTGISIGSGMASACDTLISQTFGSHNLLRVGVILQRAILILILTCFPCWAVLINTELILLAVRQKAEVARLAQLYVNIFMPALPATFMFALQTRYLQNQGIIWPQVITGFVVNLFNALINYIVLNLFNMGVAGSALANTLSQFLMAGLLFAYIIWQGLHKATWSGWSKQCLLDWSSYIHLAVPGMIMLCVEWWTYEIGSLLAGLISEVELGAQSVVYELANVAYMFPLGFSVAGSVRVGQALGAGQTEQAKLSAKMTVICAASVSVCLAILIGTLKNHISYIFTFDEQIRERVADVISFYAPFVLLDAISAAAGGVIRGTGKQRVGAICNFIGFYGIGFPIGVPLMFAAKLGIKGLWTGLFICVALQSTFLIFYLIRMNWTKVTVEAQVRAGVIESITEISERDSAATSPFYVVIERYPHWKHSEVCLDVNSRCKNWLLLFCWKYIVIIIVSLLKNTNNKIN from the exons ATGGAGCCCAGCAGCCAGAGATCCGGTTTCCCCAGCGGGACACAACGCGTCGTGAGGCGGATCCGCACCTGGTTCCCGGTCGGTGTCAGGACCGAAGTCACAGAGCTGTGTAAACTGGCCGGACCAGTG ACTCTGTCCTCGCTCATGGTGTTTATGGTGAGTTTTGTCAGCACCATCTTCTGTGGTCATCTGGGGAGGACCGAGCTGGCAGGAGTGTCTCTGGCCATCGCG gttATCAATGTGACAGGTATATCCATCGGGTCTGGTATGGCATCAGCATGTGACACACTGATTTCTCAG ACCTTTGGGAGTCACAACCTCCTGAGAGTCGGGGTCATCCTGCAGCGGGCCATCCTCATTTTGATTCTGACGTGTTTCCCCTGCTGGGCGGTCCTCATCAACACGGAGCTCATTCTGTTGGCGGTCAGGCAGAAAGCGGAGGTGGCAAG gTTGGCTCAGCTGTACGTCAACATTTTCATGCCAGCACTTCCT GCTACATTTATGTTTGCATTACAGACCAGATATCTACAAAACCAG GGCATCATATGGCCACAGGTCATCACAGGCTTCGTGGTCAATCTCTTCAACGCTCTCATTAACTACATCGTTCTCAACTTATTCAATATGGGAGTAGC CGGCTCTGCTTTAGCCAACACTCTCTCCCAGTTCCTCATGGCCGGACTTCTCTTTGCTTACATCATCTGGCAAGGTCTTCACAAGGCCACCTGGTCAG GCTGGTCCAAACAGTGCCTGCTGGACTGGAGCTCGTACATCCACTTGGCCGTGCCCGGCATGATCATGTTGTGCGTGGAGTGGTGGACGTATGAGATCGGAAGTTTACTGGCAG GTCTGATCAGTGAGGTGGAACTCGGCGCTCAGTCGGTCGTGTATGAGCTGGCAAATGTTGCATACATG ttcCCATTGGGTTTTAGTGTAGCAGGCAGTGTAAGAGTCGGACAAGCTTTGGGAGCCGGACAAACGGAGCAGGCCAAGCTGTCTGCCAAGATGACAGTTATCTGTGCAG cgtcagtgtctgtgtgtttggcgATTCTCATCGGGACTCTGAAGAATCATATctcatatatttttacatttgatgA ACAAATCAGGGAAAGAGTCGCTGATGTCATATCCTTCTACGCCCCATTCGTTCTCCTGGATGCAATTTCA GCTGCCGCGGGTGGCGTTATACGAGGAACCGGTAAACAGAGAGTTGGGGCTATTTGCAACTTTATCGGGTTTTATGGCATTGGTTTCCCGATCGGCGTGCCACTGATGTTTGCAGCCAAATTAGGAATCAAGG gtcTGTGGACAGGCTTGTTTATATGTGTGGCCCTGCaatccacattcctcattttctACCTGATAAGAATGAACTGGACTAAAGTGACAGTCGAG GCTCAAGTCCGAGCGGGGGTGATTGAGAGCATCACAGAAATAAGTGAGAGAGATAGTGCAGCAACTTCACCATTTTATGTTGTTATCGAAAGATATCCACACTGGAAACATTCAGAAGTCTGTTTAGATGTAAATTCACGTTGTAAAAACTGGTTATTACTATTCTGTTGGAAATATATAGTCATTATCATTGTATCTCTgctgaagaacacaaataacaaGATAAATTGA